One segment of Curtobacterium sp. MR_MD2014 DNA contains the following:
- the rsgA gene encoding ribosome small subunit-dependent GTPase A — protein MSWWDDVDGDDTDEDEPYGQYESKVRIRPNPKGNRPRTKTRPNYDDAPTGWVTNVDRGRFGVLVSAGQDDERVITATKARELGKKSVVTGDRVSLAGDVSGDAGSLARIVKVAERSTLLRRSADDSDEVERVIVANADQMLIVVAAADPEPRPRLIDRYLVAAFDAGLDPVLCITKTDLADPALFLAHFACLDLRIVTSRSDDVPFDALHEVLDDTVTVTVGHSGVGKSTLVNAITGSTRATGVVNAVTGRGRHTSSSSIALRVRDGGWIIDTPGVRSFGLGHVQPENVFRAFAAHAVPVREPADGIPLAQAHDWEIVDRVHDGELGATGVERLDSFRALLTGMGADDPGAD, from the coding sequence GTGAGCTGGTGGGACGACGTCGACGGGGACGACACCGACGAGGACGAGCCGTACGGACAGTACGAGTCGAAGGTGCGGATCCGGCCGAACCCGAAGGGCAACCGGCCCCGCACGAAGACCCGTCCGAACTACGACGACGCCCCGACCGGCTGGGTGACGAACGTCGACCGCGGGCGCTTCGGCGTGCTGGTGTCGGCCGGCCAGGACGACGAGCGGGTGATCACGGCGACGAAGGCCCGGGAGCTCGGCAAGAAGTCGGTCGTGACCGGCGACCGCGTGTCGCTCGCCGGGGACGTCTCGGGCGACGCCGGTTCGCTCGCGCGGATCGTCAAGGTCGCCGAGCGGTCGACCCTGCTCCGACGGAGCGCGGACGACAGCGACGAGGTCGAGCGCGTGATCGTCGCGAACGCCGACCAGATGCTGATCGTCGTCGCGGCGGCAGACCCCGAGCCGCGGCCGCGACTCATCGACCGGTACCTCGTCGCGGCGTTCGACGCCGGCCTGGACCCGGTGCTCTGCATCACGAAGACCGACCTGGCCGACCCGGCACTGTTCCTGGCGCACTTCGCCTGCCTGGACCTCCGGATCGTCACGAGCCGGTCGGACGACGTGCCGTTCGACGCCCTGCACGAGGTGCTCGACGACACGGTGACCGTCACGGTCGGGCACTCCGGCGTCGGCAAGTCGACGCTCGTGAACGCCATCACCGGCTCGACCCGCGCGACCGGCGTGGTCAACGCGGTCACCGGTCGCGGGCGGCACACCTCGTCGTCCTCGATCGCGCTGCGCGTCCGTGACGGTGGGTGGATCATCGACACCCCCGGCGTCCGGTCGTTCGGGCTCGGGCACGTGCAGCCGGAGAACGTCTTCCGGGCCTTCGCGGCGCACGCCGTCCCGGTGCGCGAGCCCGCCGACGGCATCCCGCTCGCGCAGGCGCACGACTGGGAGATCGTCGACCGCGTGCACGACGGGGAGCTCGGGGCGACCGGCGTCGAGCGGCTCGACTCCTTCCGCGCCCTGCTCACCGGCATGGGTGCGGACGACCCCGGCGCGGACTGA
- the aroA gene encoding 3-phosphoshikimate 1-carboxyvinyltransferase, with protein sequence MAQSTHSQQPDPWIAPLARGPLRGDVALPGSKSLTNRELVLAALADGPSTIRLPLHSRDSALMVAALRQLGVGIDEVVPADGTAPNPYGPDLRITPAPMHGDVAVDCGLAGTVMRFLPPLAALATGPVTVDGDPYARRRPMGAIIRALADLGVDVTDDGDGAMPFSFTGTGAVRGGRLEIDASASSQFVSGLLLSAPRFDEGLHLTHVGERLPSLPHIDMTVAALRARGVRVDQPTVGEWVVHPGPIAARDVVIEPDLSNAAPFAAAALVAGGTVRIRTWPTDTTQVGADLETLLPLWGATVTRDGDDLVFDGGVGVAGGASLPGVTLDLSRGGELAPALVALSALADGPSEITGIGHLRGHETDRLAALAADVNRSGGSVQELDDGLRITPARLHGGGWAAYDDHRMATAGALVGLVVDGVAVDDVGCTAKTLPQFPELWADLVATGADQAAGHRDGSVTP encoded by the coding sequence CTCGAAGTCGCTGACGAACCGGGAGCTGGTCCTCGCGGCGCTGGCCGACGGCCCCTCGACCATCCGGCTCCCCCTGCACTCGCGCGACTCCGCCCTGATGGTCGCCGCGCTCCGGCAGCTCGGCGTCGGGATCGACGAGGTCGTCCCCGCGGACGGCACGGCTCCGAACCCGTACGGGCCGGACCTCCGGATCACACCCGCGCCGATGCACGGCGACGTCGCCGTCGACTGCGGGCTGGCCGGCACCGTGATGCGCTTCCTGCCGCCGCTCGCCGCGCTGGCGACCGGCCCCGTGACGGTCGACGGCGACCCGTACGCGCGGAGGCGACCGATGGGCGCGATCATCCGCGCCCTCGCCGACCTCGGGGTCGACGTGACGGACGACGGCGACGGCGCGATGCCGTTCTCGTTCACCGGCACCGGAGCGGTCCGAGGCGGCCGTCTCGAGATCGACGCGTCGGCATCGTCGCAGTTCGTGTCCGGGCTGCTGCTCTCGGCGCCCCGCTTCGACGAGGGCCTGCACCTCACCCACGTCGGCGAGCGGCTGCCGAGCCTGCCGCACATCGACATGACCGTCGCGGCGCTCCGTGCCCGCGGTGTCCGCGTGGACCAGCCGACCGTCGGCGAGTGGGTGGTGCACCCGGGCCCGATCGCGGCGCGCGACGTCGTCATCGAGCCCGACCTGTCGAACGCCGCGCCGTTCGCGGCGGCTGCGCTCGTCGCGGGCGGCACGGTCCGGATCCGCACCTGGCCGACCGACACGACGCAGGTCGGTGCCGACCTCGAGACGCTCCTGCCCCTGTGGGGCGCGACCGTCACGCGGGACGGCGACGACCTCGTCTTCGACGGCGGTGTCGGGGTGGCGGGTGGAGCCTCCCTGCCGGGTGTGACGCTCGACCTGTCCCGCGGCGGCGAACTCGCACCGGCGCTCGTCGCGCTGTCGGCCCTGGCCGACGGGCCGAGCGAGATCACCGGGATCGGCCACCTGCGTGGCCACGAGACGGACCGCCTCGCCGCGCTCGCGGCGGACGTGAACCGGTCGGGAGGCTCGGTGCAGGAACTCGACGACGGCCTGCGGATCACGCCCGCCCGCCTCCACGGCGGTGGCTGGGCCGCGTACGACGACCACCGGATGGCGACCGCGGGCGCCCTCGTCGGTCTCGTCGTCGACGGCGTCGCCGTCGACGACGTCGGCTGCACGGCGAAGACGCTGCCGCAGTTCCCCGAGCTCTGGGCGGACCTGGTGGCGACCGGCGCGGACCAGGCTGCGGGCCACCGGGACGGGAGCGTGACGCCGTGA